A genomic segment from Dermatobacter hominis encodes:
- a CDS encoding alpha-ketoacid dehydrogenase subunit alpha/beta, with product MLLIRGFEDRVAALYRDGEVPGFVHLSTGQEASAVGACWPLRPGDVITSTHRGHGHCLAKGLSPVAMFAELMARDTGTNRGRGGSMHIADPSLGIFGANGIVGAGLPIAVGAATASRLRADNGLAVAFFGDGAVAQGAFHEAVNLAAVWRLPVVFWCEDNGYAEFSPAEAQHAVPLARRADGYGLTHLQVDGNDVEACVDTMARAAAQVRADGPPVLVEATTYRWHGHYEGDPERYRTADERERWKGRDPLLVHRARLLEAGVDATELDALVAAVDRELDEAVRTARAAPSPSVDSLHDFVVRPRPVVPEPTAPEPDAEPFRMMDAIHDALEVELTDDERTFVAGIDVGDGGNVFGLTRGLRDRFGDRVRDTPISETAIVGLGVGAAMAGMRPVVEIMYLDFVGVCLDQLLNQAAKLPFMTGGGAPMGLTVRTQFGAGRSSGSQHSQSLEALLAHIPGLSVVMPSTPADAYGLLRAAIQDPNPVVFIENRLTYGMKGPRPPRDHLLPIGRSAIVRAGTQITLVSVSRMVHEALAAAEAVAAEGLSVEVIDLRTVAPLDLGPVLESVGRTSRLLIAHEAVVPFGIGAEIAATVAREAFWSLDAPIERIGAAPTPAPYAPDLERAWLPDRDRIAEALRRLAAV from the coding sequence ATGCTGCTCATCCGTGGGTTCGAGGACCGGGTGGCCGCCCTCTACCGGGACGGCGAGGTGCCGGGCTTCGTCCACCTCTCGACCGGGCAGGAGGCCTCGGCAGTCGGGGCGTGCTGGCCGCTCCGCCCGGGTGACGTCATCACCTCCACGCACCGCGGCCACGGGCACTGCCTCGCCAAGGGGCTGTCGCCGGTCGCGATGTTCGCCGAGCTGATGGCCCGCGACACCGGGACGAACCGCGGCCGGGGCGGCTCGATGCACATCGCCGATCCGTCGCTCGGGATCTTCGGCGCCAACGGCATCGTCGGGGCGGGCCTCCCGATCGCGGTCGGCGCCGCGACCGCGAGCCGGCTCCGCGCCGACAACGGGCTGGCGGTCGCCTTCTTCGGCGATGGCGCGGTCGCCCAGGGGGCGTTCCACGAGGCCGTCAACCTGGCTGCGGTCTGGCGGCTGCCGGTCGTGTTCTGGTGCGAGGACAACGGCTACGCCGAGTTCTCCCCCGCCGAAGCCCAGCACGCCGTGCCGCTCGCCCGGCGCGCCGACGGCTACGGGCTCACGCACCTCCAAGTGGACGGCAACGACGTCGAGGCCTGCGTCGACACGATGGCGCGGGCCGCCGCCCAGGTCCGGGCCGACGGCCCGCCGGTCCTCGTCGAGGCCACCACCTACCGCTGGCACGGCCACTACGAGGGCGACCCCGAGCGCTACCGCACCGCCGACGAGCGGGAGCGGTGGAAGGGGCGGGACCCGCTGCTCGTGCACCGCGCCCGCCTGCTCGAGGCGGGCGTCGACGCCACGGAGCTCGACGCGCTGGTCGCGGCGGTCGACCGCGAGCTCGACGAGGCCGTCCGCACGGCCCGGGCCGCGCCGTCGCCCTCGGTCGACTCCCTCCACGACTTCGTCGTCCGGCCCCGACCCGTGGTGCCCGAGCCGACGGCGCCCGAGCCCGATGCCGAGCCGTTCCGCATGATGGACGCGATCCACGACGCCCTCGAGGTCGAGCTCACCGACGACGAGCGGACGTTCGTCGCCGGCATCGACGTCGGCGACGGCGGCAACGTGTTCGGCCTGACCCGGGGCCTGCGCGACCGCTTCGGCGACCGTGTCCGCGACACCCCGATCTCCGAGACCGCGATCGTCGGCCTCGGCGTCGGCGCCGCGATGGCCGGCATGCGGCCCGTCGTCGAGATCATGTACCTCGACTTCGTCGGCGTGTGCCTCGACCAGCTGCTGAACCAGGCGGCCAAGCTGCCGTTCATGACCGGCGGCGGTGCGCCGATGGGCCTGACGGTCCGGACGCAGTTCGGGGCGGGGCGGTCCTCGGGGAGCCAGCACTCGCAGAGCCTCGAGGCGCTGCTCGCGCACATCCCGGGGCTCAGCGTCGTCATGCCGAGCACCCCTGCCGACGCGTACGGGCTCCTCCGCGCCGCCATCCAGGACCCGAACCCGGTCGTGTTCATCGAGAACCGCCTCACCTACGGCATGAAGGGACCGCGCCCGCCGCGGGACCACCTGCTGCCGATCGGCCGGTCCGCGATCGTCCGGGCCGGCACGCAGATCACGCTCGTGTCGGTCTCGCGGATGGTGCACGAGGCGCTCGCGGCGGCCGAGGCCGTCGCCGCGGAGGGGTTGTCGGTCGAGGTGATCGACCTGCGCACCGTCGCCCCGCTCGACCTCGGGCCGGTGCTCGAGTCGGTGGGCCGGACCAGCCGGCTGCTGATCGCGCACGAGGCGGTCGTGCCGTTCGGCATCGGGGCCGAGATCGCGGCGACGGTCGCCCGGGAGGCGTTCTGGTCGCTGGACGCGCCGATCGAGCGCATCGGTGCGGCGCCGACGCCCGCCCCGTACGCGCCCGACCTCGAGCGGGCGTGGCTGCCCGATCGCGACCGCATCGCCGAGGCGCTGCGCCGCCTCGCCGCGGTCTGA
- a CDS encoding phytanoyl-CoA dioxygenase family protein: MTEPRIEAGDRSLDTPYPVTDEQVRSLQQDSWAPLPGLLDTETATQLRDALLAAEPRTTISGPTKPAADPHALLSHEGVAWRDPFVRSVATSRRLSSAVVALIEQTDALFCQDISFFKPEGASPIPYHQDYSYWPFDRKGCVTLWIALVDLTAEMGSLRYLKGSHKEGPLGLIEQRDIRDAYPHLRDSEVVGGTPMKAGDARAHWELTLHGSARNKGPGRREAVAFRYIRSDTIYIGLTHPHYDQFGLEPGQRFIESDAFPHVDADGLVER, translated from the coding sequence ATGACCGAACCTCGGATCGAGGCGGGCGATCGCAGCCTGGACACGCCGTACCCGGTCACCGACGAGCAGGTCCGCAGCCTGCAGCAGGACAGCTGGGCCCCGCTCCCGGGGCTGCTCGACACCGAGACCGCGACCCAGCTGCGGGACGCGCTCCTCGCCGCCGAGCCCCGCACGACGATCAGCGGTCCCACCAAGCCGGCCGCCGACCCGCACGCCCTGCTCAGCCACGAGGGCGTCGCGTGGCGCGACCCCTTCGTCCGCAGCGTCGCGACCTCGCGCCGCCTGTCCAGCGCAGTGGTGGCGCTGATCGAGCAGACCGACGCGCTCTTCTGCCAGGACATCAGCTTCTTCAAGCCCGAGGGCGCCAGCCCGATCCCCTACCACCAGGACTACTCGTACTGGCCGTTCGATCGGAAGGGCTGCGTGACCCTCTGGATCGCGCTCGTCGACCTGACGGCCGAGATGGGATCGCTGCGCTACCTCAAGGGCTCGCACAAGGAGGGCCCGCTCGGGCTCATCGAGCAGCGCGACATCCGCGACGCCTACCCCCACCTCCGCGACAGCGAGGTGGTCGGCGGCACGCCCATGAAGGCCGGCGACGCCCGTGCCCACTGGGAGCTGACGCTGCACGGATCGGCCCGCAACAAGGGGCCGGGGCGCCGCGAGGCCGTCGCCTTCCGCTACATCCGCAGCGACACGATCTACATCGGCCTCACGCACCCGCACTACGACCAGTTCGGCCTCGAGCCGGGCCAGCGCTTCATCGAGAGCGACGCGTTCCCCCACGTCGACGCGGACGGCCTCGTCGAGCGCTGA
- a CDS encoding flavin-containing monooxygenase: MGDAAPGGAVDVEVLVIGAGVTGLYQLYRAREDGFSTLLLEAGDGVGGTWYWNRYPEARFDSESYTYAYVFSEDMFREWEWSERFAGQPEVERYFQRFVERFDLAPLIRFGTKVTSVVWDDASGTWTVTAEDGRRWVARFVVAATGMLSYPYVPEVPGRDDFRGESHHTGLWPAEGVDVTGKRVAVIGTGSSGVQVIPPIAAEAAELVVYQRTPNWCTPLNNAPITPDEQRALQAGFEHIQRTLNTSATGFLTPPPERMSTEDTAEERQAFFETMWNSPGFAKLLANYKDLLSDPDVNREWCDFIAAKVRAVVEDPATAERLIPKDHRYGEKRPPFVTGYFEVFNEPHVSLVSLEEHPMVRLTETGIETTDGHREFDVVVWATGFDYGTGQLRRLGVRGVDGVALEDHWADGPLTYLGVHSSGFPNFFFPGGPHGASANVPRYNTDQADHVADLLVAMREQGHDVVDVPPALEQEFTDMIDQLSRHVPFTKISYFFGSNIPGKPVRNLLNPGGRPMLFRFIQELRDDGYSSLSLSSRAAADPAAP; encoded by the coding sequence ATGGGAGACGCAGCGCCGGGGGGCGCGGTCGACGTCGAGGTGCTGGTGATCGGCGCCGGGGTGACCGGGCTGTACCAGCTGTACCGCGCCCGGGAGGACGGCTTCTCGACCCTGCTGCTCGAGGCCGGCGACGGCGTGGGCGGGACGTGGTACTGGAACCGCTACCCCGAGGCGCGGTTCGACTCGGAGAGCTACACGTACGCCTACGTGTTCTCCGAGGACATGTTCCGCGAGTGGGAGTGGAGCGAGCGCTTCGCCGGGCAGCCCGAGGTCGAGCGGTACTTCCAGCGCTTCGTCGAGCGGTTCGACCTGGCGCCGCTGATCCGGTTCGGGACGAAGGTCACCTCGGTGGTCTGGGACGACGCGTCGGGCACCTGGACGGTCACCGCCGAGGACGGCCGGCGCTGGGTCGCCCGGTTCGTCGTCGCCGCCACGGGGATGCTGTCGTACCCGTACGTCCCCGAGGTCCCGGGCCGTGACGACTTCCGCGGCGAGTCGCACCACACCGGGTTGTGGCCCGCCGAGGGGGTCGACGTCACCGGCAAGCGGGTGGCGGTGATCGGCACGGGCTCGAGCGGCGTCCAGGTCATCCCCCCGATCGCCGCCGAGGCCGCCGAGCTCGTCGTGTACCAGCGGACACCGAACTGGTGCACCCCGCTCAACAACGCGCCGATCACCCCCGACGAGCAGCGGGCTCTGCAGGCCGGCTTCGAGCACATCCAGCGGACGCTCAACACCTCCGCCACCGGCTTCCTCACGCCGCCGCCCGAGCGGATGTCGACCGAGGACACCGCCGAGGAGCGCCAGGCGTTCTTCGAGACGATGTGGAACAGCCCCGGTTTCGCCAAGCTGCTGGCCAACTACAAGGACCTGCTGAGCGACCCCGACGTCAACCGCGAGTGGTGCGATTTCATCGCCGCCAAAGTGCGCGCCGTCGTCGAGGACCCGGCGACCGCCGAGCGCCTGATCCCCAAGGACCACCGCTACGGCGAGAAGCGGCCGCCGTTCGTGACCGGCTACTTCGAGGTCTTCAACGAGCCGCACGTCTCGCTGGTGTCGCTCGAGGAGCACCCGATGGTGCGGCTCACCGAGACCGGCATCGAGACCACGGACGGCCACCGCGAGTTCGACGTCGTCGTCTGGGCGACCGGCTTCGACTACGGCACGGGCCAGCTGCGGCGGCTCGGCGTGCGAGGCGTCGACGGCGTCGCGCTCGAGGACCACTGGGCCGACGGGCCGCTCACCTACCTGGGCGTCCACAGCAGCGGCTTCCCCAACTTCTTCTTCCCCGGCGGGCCCCACGGCGCGAGCGCGAACGTGCCGCGGTACAACACCGACCAGGCCGACCACGTCGCCGACCTCCTGGTCGCCATGCGGGAGCAGGGCCACGACGTGGTCGACGTCCCGCCGGCGCTCGAGCAGGAGTTCACCGACATGATCGACCAGCTCTCGCGGCACGTGCCGTTCACGAAGATCAGCTACTTCTTCGGCTCGAACATCCCGGGCAAGCCGGTGCGGAACCTCCTGAACCCGGGCGGGCGGCCCATGCTGTTCCGGTTCATCCAGGAGCTCCGCGACGACGGGTACTCGTCGCTGTCGCTCTCGTCCCGGGCCGCCGCCGACCCGGCCGCCCCGTGA
- a CDS encoding TetR/AcrR family transcriptional regulator: MSTRPAEPARRRYDNTLRSEQAAGTRQRIVDAACELARESGMRDWRGLTVTATAERAGVSARTVYRHFTSEVGLRQAAMAEMEQRAGIDLSTLSLDGVADAAARIFSEVGGFRTAPAAEADPVLAEAGARQREALVAAVAEVADGWTDEERIRAAAVLDVLWSPAAYERLLGNWGLGPDGASEALTWAVRLVIGAVRGNRQPVDFTTSS, translated from the coding sequence GTGAGCACCCGTCCGGCCGAGCCCGCCCGTCGGCGCTACGACAACACGCTCCGCAGCGAGCAGGCGGCCGGGACGCGCCAGCGGATCGTCGACGCGGCGTGCGAGCTCGCACGAGAGTCCGGCATGCGCGACTGGCGGGGGCTGACCGTGACCGCCACGGCCGAGCGGGCCGGCGTGAGCGCACGGACCGTGTACCGCCACTTCACCTCGGAGGTCGGCCTCCGCCAGGCGGCGATGGCCGAGATGGAGCAGCGGGCCGGCATCGACCTGTCGACGCTGTCGCTCGACGGCGTGGCCGATGCCGCGGCACGGATCTTCTCCGAGGTCGGCGGGTTCCGCACCGCGCCGGCCGCCGAGGCGGACCCGGTGCTGGCCGAGGCCGGGGCCCGTCAGCGCGAGGCGCTCGTCGCCGCGGTCGCCGAGGTGGCCGACGGGTGGACCGACGAGGAGCGCATCCGGGCCGCCGCGGTGCTCGACGTGCTGTGGTCGCCCGCCGCGTACGAGCGCCTGCTCGGGAACTGGGGGCTCGGGCCCGACGGCGCCTCCGAGGCGCTCACGTGGGCGGTGCGGCTCGTCATCGGGGCGGTCCGGGGCAATCGCCAGCCCGTTGACTTTACTACGAGTTCGTAG
- a CDS encoding SDR family NAD(P)-dependent oxidoreductase, with protein sequence MLAGRTAVITGGASGMGRAASVLFAENGAHVVVVDRDGPAGAEVVDEIRAAGGSAEHHVLDLSDQGAVAPWSEALEHEVVDVLFSHAGLPGPPGWRFDADSWNETMVVNVWAPMEVTRQLLPRLRRAPSASLIYTASTSGIRAVPGLLTYSASKGALIQFVRSLAVQLAPEGIRANAICPGATDTPALRRDIEDGTVTASIETIAQHIPMRRLGTVDDVAGVALFLASDASAYVTGQAIPIDGGATA encoded by the coding sequence ATGCTCGCCGGCCGCACCGCGGTCATCACCGGCGGCGCCTCGGGCATGGGCCGCGCCGCGTCGGTCCTGTTCGCGGAGAACGGCGCGCACGTGGTCGTCGTCGACCGCGACGGACCGGCCGGCGCCGAGGTCGTCGACGAGATCCGCGCCGCGGGCGGCTCCGCCGAGCACCACGTGCTCGACCTGTCGGACCAGGGCGCGGTGGCCCCGTGGTCCGAGGCGCTCGAGCACGAGGTCGTCGACGTCCTGTTCAGCCACGCCGGGCTCCCGGGCCCGCCGGGGTGGCGGTTCGACGCCGACTCCTGGAACGAGACGATGGTCGTCAACGTGTGGGCGCCGATGGAGGTGACCCGCCAGCTGCTGCCCCGCCTCCGGCGGGCGCCGTCCGCCTCGCTGATCTACACCGCGTCCACCTCGGGCATCCGGGCGGTGCCCGGGCTGCTCACCTACTCGGCGAGCAAGGGCGCGCTCATCCAGTTCGTGCGCTCGCTCGCCGTCCAGCTGGCCCCCGAGGGCATCCGGGCGAACGCCATCTGCCCCGGCGCCACCGACACCCCGGCCCTCCGCCGCGACATCGAGGACGGCACCGTGACCGCATCGATCGAGACCATCGCCCAGCACATCCCCATGCGCCGGCTCGGCACCGTCGACGACGTCGCCGGGGTCGCGCTGTTCCTCGCGTCCGACGCGTCGGCCTACGTCACCGGCCAGGCCATCCCGATCGACGGCGGGGCGACGGCATGA
- a CDS encoding alpha/beta hydrolase fold domain-containing protein — MSTALRDDPRVDPRLVAAVEPFGLADPLPPSALDASAPLEVIRSVLGKLEAGSAPMIATATHGLAPVEGVERSVEVVTGGDGHEITLHVHRPADADRPAPGVLHLHGGGGVMMAAVDPNYVRWRDELAALGLVVVGVEFRNGAGRLGAHPFPAGLDDCADALAWVDARRDVLGIDRLVVSGDSGGANLAIATALRAKREGVLDRIDGVHAMCPYISGTYAAPPEDLRSLVDNDGILVSVALMGAMAKAYTPDPADSCNPLAWPYHATAEDLSGLPPHVISVNELDPLRDEGLAHYRHLLAAGVPARARTVNGTFHAAETGHFAAIPDVARSTLADVAAFARSL, encoded by the coding sequence ATGAGCACCGCCCTGCGCGACGACCCCCGCGTCGACCCCCGGCTGGTCGCCGCGGTCGAGCCGTTCGGCCTGGCGGACCCGCTGCCGCCGTCCGCGCTCGACGCGTCGGCGCCGCTCGAGGTCATCCGCTCGGTGCTCGGCAAGCTCGAGGCCGGCTCGGCGCCCATGATCGCGACCGCCACCCACGGGCTCGCGCCGGTCGAGGGCGTCGAGCGCTCGGTCGAGGTCGTCACCGGCGGCGACGGCCACGAGATCACGCTGCACGTCCACCGGCCCGCCGATGCCGACCGGCCGGCGCCGGGCGTGCTCCACCTGCACGGCGGCGGCGGCGTGATGATGGCCGCCGTCGATCCGAACTACGTGCGCTGGCGCGACGAGCTCGCGGCGCTCGGCCTCGTCGTCGTGGGCGTCGAGTTCCGCAACGGCGCCGGGCGCCTCGGCGCCCATCCGTTCCCCGCGGGGCTCGACGACTGCGCCGACGCGCTGGCGTGGGTCGACGCCCGGCGTGACGTGCTCGGCATCGACCGGCTCGTGGTGTCGGGCGACTCGGGCGGTGCCAACCTGGCGATCGCCACCGCGCTGCGGGCGAAGCGGGAGGGCGTGCTCGACCGGATCGACGGCGTCCACGCCATGTGTCCGTACATCTCCGGGACCTACGCGGCGCCACCCGAGGACCTGCGGTCGCTCGTCGACAACGACGGCATCCTGGTGTCGGTGGCGCTGATGGGCGCCATGGCCAAGGCGTACACGCCCGATCCGGCCGACAGCTGCAACCCGCTCGCGTGGCCGTACCACGCGACTGCGGAGGACCTCTCCGGCCTGCCGCCGCACGTGATCTCGGTCAACGAGCTCGACCCGCTCCGCGACGAGGGCCTCGCGCACTACCGCCACCTCCTCGCCGCCGGCGTCCCGGCCCGGGCCCGGACGGTCAACGGCACGTTCCACGCCGCCGAGACCGGCCACTTCGCCGCGATCCCCGACGTCGCCCGCTCGACGCTGGCCGACGTCGCCGCCTTCGCGAGGTCGCTGTGA
- a CDS encoding ketopantoate reductase family protein gives MKVGIVGTGSMGAVYAALLAKAGHEVWAIDRWAAHLDAIESDGLQVSGASGDYVVDGIQVGARAGDAGPCDLWVIATKAADVDDVMADVAPLVRPDDVVMPFQNGLGAGERVVRHVDRRHVVIGIAEGFGSSIPAPGSVHHNGMRLIRIGEMAGGLTDRVQRIEREWRDAGFNVRAFTDIEQMIWEKFICNVTLSAPTAAFDVNVGQLQAAPELWAVAIGCMLEAHRIGVELGVTFSFEDPVAYVAEFASTIPDASPSMRLDHLARRPSEVDVINGQVVELGRRLGHDTPYNESLCAVLRARESRFADPDGA, from the coding sequence ATGAAGGTCGGGATCGTCGGCACCGGGTCGATGGGCGCGGTGTACGCCGCGCTGCTGGCCAAGGCCGGCCACGAGGTCTGGGCCATCGACCGCTGGGCCGCCCACCTCGACGCCATCGAGTCCGACGGGCTCCAGGTGTCGGGGGCGAGCGGCGACTACGTGGTCGACGGCATCCAGGTGGGGGCCCGGGCCGGCGACGCCGGACCGTGCGACCTCTGGGTGATCGCCACGAAGGCGGCCGACGTCGACGACGTGATGGCCGACGTCGCCCCGCTCGTGCGGCCCGACGACGTCGTCATGCCCTTCCAGAACGGGCTCGGCGCGGGGGAGCGCGTGGTGCGCCACGTCGACCGGCGCCACGTCGTGATCGGCATCGCCGAGGGTTTCGGCTCGTCCATCCCCGCCCCGGGATCGGTGCACCACAACGGCATGCGGCTCATCCGCATCGGCGAGATGGCGGGCGGCCTCACGGACCGGGTGCAGCGCATCGAGCGGGAGTGGCGCGACGCCGGCTTCAACGTGAGGGCCTTCACCGACATCGAGCAGATGATCTGGGAGAAGTTCATCTGCAACGTCACGCTGAGCGCGCCGACCGCGGCGTTCGACGTGAATGTCGGGCAGCTGCAGGCCGCCCCCGAGCTCTGGGCCGTCGCCATCGGCTGCATGCTCGAGGCCCACCGCATCGGGGTCGAGCTCGGCGTGACGTTCTCGTTCGAGGACCCGGTGGCCTACGTCGCCGAGTTCGCCTCCACGATCCCGGACGCCAGCCCGTCGATGCGGCTGGACCACCTCGCACGGCGACCGTCCGAGGTCGACGTGATCAACGGCCAGGTCGTCGAGCTCGGCCGCCGGCTGGGTCACGACACGCCGTACAACGAGTCGCTCTGCGCGGTGCTCCGGGCGCGCGAATCGCGCTTCGCCGATCCGGACGGGGCCTGA
- a CDS encoding SDR family oxidoreductase, with protein sequence MNVVIGGMSGIGAAVALLLPGRTIVADRTGGDVRCDLTDPSSVQALVDAVDDLDALVVTAGVSPSMGTAELVLDVDLVGMARVVEAFDPLVREGTVAVCVASMAGHLMALPPEVLEVVDRPLDRDAVLGLTDDPSMAYVYAKQGVIRLVRRTAPAWGRRGARIVSVSPGVVDTPMGEAEIASGNGTDQMAAASSLGRAGRPEELASVIAFLCSDAASYVTGTDVLVDGGTVAAVLP encoded by the coding sequence GTGAACGTGGTGATCGGGGGCATGTCGGGCATCGGTGCGGCCGTCGCGCTGCTGCTCCCGGGCCGGACGATCGTCGCCGACCGCACGGGCGGCGACGTGCGCTGCGACCTCACCGACCCGTCCTCGGTGCAGGCCCTGGTCGACGCCGTCGACGACCTGGACGCCCTGGTCGTCACCGCAGGGGTGTCGCCGAGCATGGGCACCGCCGAGCTGGTCCTCGACGTCGACCTCGTCGGCATGGCCCGCGTGGTCGAGGCGTTCGACCCGCTCGTCCGGGAGGGCACCGTCGCCGTCTGCGTCGCCTCGATGGCGGGCCACCTGATGGCGCTGCCGCCCGAGGTGCTCGAGGTCGTCGACCGTCCGCTCGACCGGGACGCCGTCCTGGGGCTCACCGACGACCCGTCGATGGCCTACGTCTACGCCAAGCAGGGCGTCATCCGCCTGGTGCGCCGCACCGCTCCGGCCTGGGGACGGCGCGGCGCGCGCATCGTGTCGGTGTCGCCCGGCGTCGTCGACACGCCGATGGGCGAGGCGGAGATCGCGTCCGGCAACGGCACCGACCAGATGGCCGCCGCGAGCAGCCTCGGCCGCGCCGGTCGACCCGAGGAGCTCGCGTCGGTGATCGCGTTCCTCTGCTCCGACGCGGCGTCGTACGTCACGGGCACCGACGTGCTCGTCGACGGCGGGACGGTGGCGGCGGTGCTGCCGTGA
- a CDS encoding cytochrome P450: MTTTNAAAAYYDPYDVAINADPYPAFRALREEAPVYYNDVHDFWALSRFEDIDRAIRDHGTFISGRGGILELIKAGIEMPPGILIFEDPPSHTVHRRLLSRVFTPKRVAELEPKVREYCVQCLDPFVGEEDFDFIAHLGAQVPMKTISMLLGIPESDQEFIRDKVDASLRTEEGKPMEVREDFVSGDMFADYVDWRAEHPSDDLMTDLLQATFTDDKGEVRSLSREEILTYVNVIAGAGNETTNRLIGWTGKTLADHPDQRRELVEDHSLIPNAIEELLRFEGPAPHVGRFVVEDVEIRGTTVPAGSAILLLLGSGNRDERRWPDADRFDIHRDVGQMLTFGYGIHFCLGAALARMEGRVALEELLTRFPEWEVDEERARLSPTSTVRGWETLPVRLGAG, translated from the coding sequence ATGACCACGACGAACGCCGCGGCGGCGTACTACGACCCGTACGACGTCGCCATCAACGCGGATCCGTACCCCGCGTTCCGGGCCCTCCGCGAGGAGGCGCCCGTCTACTACAACGACGTCCACGACTTCTGGGCGCTCAGCCGGTTCGAGGACATCGACCGGGCGATCCGCGACCACGGCACGTTCATCTCCGGTCGCGGCGGCATCCTCGAGCTCATCAAGGCGGGCATCGAGATGCCCCCGGGCATCCTCATCTTCGAGGACCCGCCGTCGCACACGGTCCACCGCCGGCTCCTGTCGCGGGTGTTCACGCCCAAGCGGGTGGCCGAGCTCGAGCCCAAGGTGCGCGAGTACTGCGTCCAGTGCCTCGATCCGTTCGTCGGGGAGGAGGACTTCGACTTCATCGCCCACCTCGGTGCGCAGGTGCCGATGAAGACGATCAGCATGCTGCTCGGCATCCCCGAGAGCGACCAGGAGTTCATCCGCGACAAGGTCGACGCCAGCCTCCGGACCGAGGAGGGCAAGCCGATGGAGGTCCGCGAGGACTTCGTCAGCGGCGACATGTTCGCCGACTACGTCGACTGGCGGGCCGAGCACCCGTCCGACGACCTCATGACCGACCTGCTGCAGGCGACGTTCACCGACGACAAGGGGGAGGTCAGGTCGCTGAGCCGGGAGGAGATCCTGACCTACGTCAACGTGATCGCCGGCGCCGGCAACGAGACGACGAACCGACTGATCGGCTGGACGGGCAAGACGCTGGCGGACCACCCCGACCAGCGCCGGGAGCTCGTCGAGGACCACTCGCTGATCCCGAACGCCATCGAGGAGCTGCTCCGGTTCGAGGGGCCGGCGCCGCACGTGGGGCGCTTCGTCGTCGAGGACGTCGAGATCCGGGGCACGACCGTCCCGGCCGGCAGCGCCATCCTGCTGCTGCTCGGGTCCGGCAACCGCGACGAGCGGCGCTGGCCCGACGCCGACCGGTTCGACATCCACCGCGACGTCGGCCAGATGCTGACGTTCGGCTACGGCATCCACTTCTGCCTCGGGGCCGCACTGGCCCGCATGGAGGGCCGGGTCGCGCTCGAGGAGCTGCTCACCCGCTTCCCCGAGTGGGAGGTCGACGAGGAGCGCGCCCGCCTGTCGCCCACGTCGACGGTCCGCGGCTGGGAGACCCTCCCCGTGCGCCTGGGGGCGGGCTGA
- a CDS encoding SDR family NAD(P)-dependent oxidoreductase, protein MGELDGKVAVITGAGSGMGKASVKVFLREGATVVAADISGAEATTAEEAVAEHGGEVLPVHCDVTQEPEVEALFAAALESFGRVDSVLNVAGIADGGLLTDLSMETYDRIMEVNLRGVVLGMKHGIRALLRSGGGTVTNWSSVGGLNGSAGTAVYSASKAGVLAATRSGAVEFGDQGVRVNAICPGFILTEIMGAMGADLPGIKEKAALNRAGLPHEVAEVGAFLASDRASFLTGAIIPVDGGWSAKLA, encoded by the coding sequence ATGGGAGAGCTCGACGGCAAGGTCGCGGTGATCACCGGTGCCGGGTCCGGCATGGGCAAGGCCTCGGTGAAGGTGTTCCTCCGCGAAGGGGCCACGGTCGTCGCGGCCGACATCAGCGGCGCCGAGGCCACCACCGCCGAGGAGGCGGTCGCCGAGCACGGCGGCGAGGTGCTGCCCGTGCACTGCGACGTGACGCAGGAGCCCGAGGTCGAGGCGCTGTTCGCCGCCGCGCTCGAGTCGTTCGGCCGCGTCGACTCGGTGCTCAACGTCGCCGGCATCGCCGACGGAGGGCTGCTCACCGACCTGTCGATGGAGACCTACGACCGCATCATGGAGGTGAACCTCCGCGGCGTGGTCCTGGGCATGAAGCACGGCATCCGCGCGCTGCTGCGCTCGGGCGGCGGCACGGTGACCAACTGGTCGTCGGTGGGCGGGCTCAACGGGTCGGCCGGCACCGCGGTGTACTCGGCCTCGAAGGCCGGCGTCCTCGCCGCGACGCGCTCTGGCGCGGTGGAGTTCGGCGACCAGGGCGTTCGCGTCAACGCGATCTGCCCCGGCTTCATCCTCACCGAGATCATGGGCGCGATGGGCGCCGACCTGCCGGGCATCAAGGAGAAGGCCGCGCTGAACCGCGCCGGGCTCCCCCACGAGGTCGCCGAGGTCGGCGCGTTCCTCGCGTCGGACCGGGCCTCGTTCCTCACGGGGGCGATCATCCCGGTCGACGGCGGCTGGTCGGCCAAGCTGGCGTGA